The Argiope bruennichi chromosome 9, qqArgBrue1.1, whole genome shotgun sequence nucleotide sequence AAGTGAGAATCACCTTTCGAGGGCAAAGGTTAACTTATAAACCCATACACTcaaattgattcaaattaaaatcaagtaccgtttagatattaataattttcctaataattatcttttacaagccttttattgttttacaatttaacgaaaatatgttttacaatttaatgaagtgtttgattttatgatttaataatactTAGATTAtgatcaaaagtttttttttatctattttatttaaaattactttttaatttgaattcccCCCCTTCCGAAATACAGAAATTCGTTCTGTCGAAAAGGatgcataattaaatattttgttagtttttcaGAATATACTACATAAAACTgcttatatagaaaattaaattctatatttttaaaaaatccggtGTAGGACGTTAGAGAGGGGAAAAGCGACCCCTGAGATTTGCATTGATTTAGAGAGCTTATACGATTTTTGGCTTCTGCATATTTCAGAAATGAACTTGTGGAGACGAATTTTGCATCGAAGATCTACAATACGCACATAGCTGTCTTTGGACATAGATCATTTTGAATTCTAATATCTCATTTTTCACACTGTGATACCGCTATAACTATAGGGCAGCCATAAAAATTTGCAAGGAACCGAGTTCCATATCAGCGGCTTACATGTAGGAAAAAGGCTACCATGTGgaaattacttttgtttctgTTATTGAAAAGAAGTtgagttgttttttaaaaataagaagttacatttattattatgaacTTTAATCATAGGTTATGAGATTAGAAAATGGCGGCAAGAATTTATGAACACATTGTATATTCCTGAATTCTGACAAATTGTAtcttctgtaattaaaatttagcttttctcTGAAGAATGAAACTGAATcaaatgaagggggaaaaaatgttttttaataaatacaatatgtTTGCCACattgaaaaactaattataaGATCACCATCTTTTTCTCCTGTTAGAAGCGAAAGATGTCACAAGAACGCAGAAACCAGTGGTTCTAAGACTGGTGCTGCCTTgttgtatattttgaaaacaaaatcataGAAAAGGTCAGGTaggcattcaataaaataaataaagatctgTCGCAGTTTGTTGCCACTAGGCACATACACTGGACAAGGATGTTGCATACTCACAGCAGCCTCCATAGCATTTACTACATGGTGCGTATTTGGCGAAGCTAGTTTGCCAATACACATATgtagaaatttcatttgtttgattaattttttgccAGAACTGGATTTGAATTCGTTTTCCATACTAGCTCGGGTCTTCACCAGTTCCTTGGTGAGATTCTCAATGTTGCTCATTGGAGTTctaaaatgaaagcattaaaatacgttttcagaaaaattcgtacaatattttttaaaaaaaagccaagaaatgaatttaagaaaattagtaaaacattaaaagatttCATCTCAGAATTAATTTCACTATAACAGTTTCTGCTGACGGTCCCATATACATATAAAtaccgctcagaggaagtctgtctatccgactgttcgaatataattggGCACGGTAActataaaaagaagagagctaggtaGACAAAATTTGGcgcacagaattaacatctataatctagatccctgtcaaattttgagtcaaatccaataaTGGATTCaccaaatattttagaaacatataaatgtgataactcaaagtcacaatgacaaatatatcagatttttatttcaatcagttaggaaaaaagcatctaaaaacaaattcgattttccgatACTAATAatcgcatgccaaggattaatcatCAAATAACTCGTCAAAGGATGACCAgataaattcactaaaaatgctaaatttatgccaaaggttaatatttcgtaactattatacgccaatgacatgcaagacgttctctgtgataacacttttattagagttCGAGAAAAGAGTTTTAAGAAAACCACTCCTGTTGGTTTCAAGATAATAAAGATGTTGTAATATtatgcatattgttacaaaatttttcttctacaaataccgctaatcaatcgcaacacatttaatcgctagttcagcagcttgcttgcttgctgtctaatcctgtccaaatcttttacttgtcggcgtctccgactcctctcacacatgACTTCAGACAATACACTCAACTTCttcagcttcagagtgctcgtcttttatagttccgggaggcggggctagaatcttcagaccaatcagggcgtatctgagtgtatctcggttattactggatggatcgtgaaacttctcgaactttccaatatgatccattttgtcgccaaatggccgccaagctctcaggtcattgacgctgTAAAGTatcgatccaataaaaggtagcgttatgataaaattctttatttacagctttataaacataaaattacagttcatcatctaggttaaatgagttctaggttaaatgattcttattcgacacaacaaggatagttcctcgaattCTTTCGGAGAAACCTCCCTAGGGAACAGCTAGCCAACTCTttagcgttctcgcaaacaggacgtagctccagggatccactgAATCTTCTCGGGTGGAATTCTCGTCGGACAATCCGCTCTCTGCCTCCTTCTCCACAATTCTCCTCCCACTTTTATCCtgttcccaccctcattcacatcggaccaaTTTCCCGGTTATCGAATagtcgttcagcaacaacttcaccggtctaccgtcgaccgtgggaatccgttggggagccaccctccacaatgtagAGAATGCAgttttacatctgtttcaaatacaatgcaggtggggtcccttatctggactcgcactaattgcccaaatgtccttactttaaaggggctgaccacctggcacttctggaagcacttacagtgcggtagggcgtcgccattgctgatactgctgtctggatgctaattatggagcgtgggaaaCGCTCCATATTTAATTAGCGTCCATAATTAAATGAAACGTCACCATAgtcaagcagggaagaagctgaattaTTACAACGcgcaggacagatcttacaaagggttttaaCAGTTTTTCCCAgaatgacactattcgtgccgggtagcaaaattacagatttgtaacaatattaaaggttattcttatttttgtttattgaaaaattgactGTAGTATTTTGTTCATATGAATGACTTTATTAGTGATTTGTTGTTTACTGGAAGCTCTCTATTACGATTTAATcctggttttaattttaaaattgtagtctaaactaattgttttgaaaagtataaaaaaaaagtgaaaaaaaatccataacaaCAGTTTTATTGTTTTGAGTTGTTATCTAAAgaagatttctaaattttcacGTCAATATGTTAAGGGATAAAGATTGGAGGAAAGAATGGAAGTTGGGACTGCGGTTTTttcgtgtttaaaaaaaaaaaagctattttttcttAGAAGAAAATATCAAGTAAAAATGTTATAGGTATTAATTAAAGCTTCCTATAAAATGAGGTTTCGAAACAACATGACGagagtttcattttatatatacatatttgaatttCACATAAGTGCATGTTACACAAAAGGAAGGATTTGGTGAAAATTTCAGATCTATATCTGCCTTGCTTGTtgacaaattcgattttattgaaaaaaaagtatttttctatctATCAGAATTTGGAAACGAAAAATAATCCTAAtcaaaagaagtttaattttaaatgatgtaagaatgaacgattttcaaaaaaatgataagaattaaatttgaaaaaaaaagagagagagagagagagaatgagagTTTTACTTTGTAACTGTTGATtctcgaaaaatatttaatgatagtATTCGCAACCGTAACGATAAGTGAAAAATCCATTCAATAATTAAaccaaaatgttttcaaatttaattttcgccACTTTTCTCTAAAAATCAAGCATTGCAATACCATCTGAAATCAAAGaacaatactttcaaaataagaatattttccgATCTACGAATTCTTTTAGACAGAAAAACCAAATTACCTGACATCAAGACAATTactaacaaatttcatcctgtctGCACTGGTGTCCAGGAAACCTTTATGACACCTAACATCCCACTCAAAGTGCGCGGTTTCAACTGTGTGCGGAAAGATGCAGATAATGGTCATCATGGTTCTAGAGGTGTATGTATATGGGCGCAGATCTATCAGTTTATTattaactgtctctgtctgctcaataatgacgagaagaCTTACTTCGATGAACCCACACGTACATTCCACAACCTTGATCTGACCATATGTTCTCCAGAACTCCTGCCGTTTTTGACCTTTGAAGTCAGCATTGATTTATATAATAGTGACCATTTTCCTATTATCGTCTGGTATGCTGATAGCGGCATTGGGAATCCATGTTCTCCGCGTTTCCTATTTCATCGTGCAGACTGGGATAAGTTCTCAAGGCTGGCTGCTATTACTGAGAATATGGTGAATGTGGTTGACATCACGGAAGCTTCAAACTTTGTCATTGATGTTATAATGAATGCAGCTAAAAATAGTATTCCAAAGAGTTCCCCACAtgtaagaaaatttcgtagaccgtggtggaacgaaGCCTGTCGAGACAGTTATAAGAACCAAAAGAGACTTTGGAACAAATTTAGAAGGTGCCCAACGACACAGAACTTAGTAGCTTTCAAAAGAGCCAAAGCTCTTGCATGTCATATTCGtcgtcgtagtcagagggaatcgtGGATTAATTTTGTTTCGTCCATCACATCTTCGACTCCAAGTAAGATGTTGTGGAATAAGGTCAAGCTCGCTAATGGGATTTATCGTGAATCTtccattcctattttaaatacaggaagtATATCGTATTCATCCCCattagatgttgccaatattctcgGCTAAGCATTTGCACAAGTTACTGCATTTGATTCTTATAGTCTTGAATTTaaggcaattaagaatcgcgcggaacggttgccacTGCATTTTAATGCCCGAAGAAACTTCCAATGCAACTGTCAATTTAGGATGTCGGAATTGGGAACAGCCTTGTCGCAAGCCCATAATACAAGTCCCGGACCAGATCGTATCActtataacatgcttcgccatttgggCAAAACTTCCCTTTGCAACCTGTTAAGGTTATTTAACAGAACTTGGATTGAGCTGACATACCCTGTACAATGAcgagaagctattgtgattcctatTCTAAAAGCTGGCAAGGATTCATCAAACCTTCTGAACTACAGACCAATAGCTCTGACAAACTGTCTATACAAGACTTTTGAGCGGATGATCAATGTACGTCTCgtatacgaattggagaaacaaggatgcatctccccgttgcagagtggtttccatCGATGTCGATCTACTTTTGATAACCTCGTTTTACTGGAAACTCAAATTCGCAACGCATTTTTAAGGTGGAACCACATTGTCTTCATATTCTTTGACATCGAAAAAGCTTATGACCGCGCATGGCGGTATAGTATACTTTTAACACTTTTCAATCTCGGTTTTAGAGGTAACTTGTTgcccatttttatatttaaaaaaaaaaaaaaaaaaaaaactttttttttatcatattgcaCTTTTAGATTTCGCATGGGGAACTTTAATTCTAACAactttattcaagctgagggtgtttctcagggaagtgtcctcagtgtcacactttttattgttcatatgagtcaaattttaaaccaattgcCATCATCTGTTCATAGAAGCCTCTACGTTGACGATCTCCAGATTTCATGCCAAGGAagtaatatacatttaattgaaagtcAGCTTCAAAATGCAGTCAACAAACTAGTAACATGGTGTGATGAAAACGGGCACACCATTTTCCCAGAGAAAAGTCGGGGCCTGCACTTTTGCAGAAAACGTAATATTCACTCAGAACCTAATATTCATATTCGTAACCATGCTATTCCAATTGTTGATGAAATACGTTTTTTGGGGGGTCGTATTTGACCGCAAACTCACCTTCATTCCGCATGTTTTGTATTTGCGAAGGAAATGTCAGAGAACCTTGGGCATCTTAAAAGTCCTCTCCAGAACTTCTTGGGGAGCAGAGCGAGCCTCCCTAATCCATATTTACGAGGCAATCATTCTTTCCCATATCGATTACGGATGCATGGTCTATGGATCCGCACGTTATTGTATCGATttcgcaaaattttatttaatatgaaaatttatggtCTCTAAATATATGATCAATGTCCACCTGTCCACCAAAATTCcccatttttgagagaaatctcaaaatattaattcactaCACATTCTCTATCGCAAAAAATCTTACCGTGTCCGAGTCACAATCACTGCATCGATTAcgacaatttttgtttcatatgaaagctcttTATCTCCAGCTACGTTATCCTTAATAACTTGCTGAGTTCTACATCCACCATCCTGAAATTTCAAGATAcatcgcaaaataaaactttgacataATCCCTAACTTTAACAACTggataaattttgcaatttgcaAGCGTTGTTAACCAATCAGAACACTCAAAAACGTGAACAAAACTTATTgttcatgtttaatttaaaatagcatattctTTTACTGTGATAAGATGTAGCTCATCAAAGTTGATTTACATgactaaatttatacatttaatatgtttAGTATACAGCTGATTCTGGAATATATTAtctatcttattattattatacattttgtttccaaaaaatatttatagaagaagTTGTGCTAATTATGCGTACCAAAGATTTGACTCCTTCCAGAGATTTTAGAACCACGACACACCActttacaaaagtataaaaaattttggaatttcgtAGATAACTCTCGATATTCCTGTAAATAAACCTGAACATTTGGAAAGGTTAAATAAATCTTGATTGATGACAAAAgagattaataatgaaatataataatttaaaaaagctttatatCAGCATGCTTATTATTGggatataaagaaaatgcattgtttttttttcctatccaTTCGGAAAAAAAGCGTGCATTGAATAGGAGATATTTCAGCccttatctatatctatacttataataaagctcaatgagtgtgtgttggcgctctacaggccagatcgtttgacctacagctaccaaatttggtacatgtataccttggaggtcgggaatgtgcaccaggggttccttttttcgaatttttaattagaattttaattattaattaaaaactaactttccgtGGATGCATGGAGgcttgaaaatttgaagttttaaaatattttgatgaagaagctattaaagtaggaattgcataaaatatttaattattaaaattttaacgaacattaagattggcgaaccggctggtcgccaaaggcggctagttcaaaATAAGACGGAGTCCTCAATTCAAGACATtcgtaatttttgtaatttgttcaaatttggcttgagaagataaaatatatttcaaaaatgagtaCTAAAATagatacatatttaatttcaaatcctaCTACAATACTAATTATATAAAGGATACTTACCTGAAAAGTTCTGGTTCTATGGAAATGACTTTAACGCCGCACGGGTCCATTTCCCGTCGAAGGCATTCGGTGAAAGCGACAGCACCGAATTTACTCATTGCATAACATGTCAAATGAGGAATTGCCGTACGGcctgaaaagaaaagtttaaccgctgcttaaaaatataatttgaaaatctgtACTATCTGCTTAGTACAGTGCCGCCATAAAGATGAGGCTGGCAGGGCACGTATTCTCAGTACAGTTATTACAACAAAATTCAGTCTAAGAATTTAAgaagaggcatttttttttccttctcgtatcaggtatacaaagagaaaatattaaaatagtcaaaaaaaaaaaaaaatcggactagacattttgacaaattttcacgttttagaacTCTGAATCCAAAAATTATCTCTTTGGAATTAATTACGTTTGTCTACGACGTGTGTGAGCGAAGGTGatatcgaaaaaaaaacaaaaaactcttGAGTAGtcggatgaaatatggtatgtggcctttacactaaatttgtagtgTTAGttcaaagtttgaatgaaatccattcacaaaagTATATGTCTGGGAGCAAGCGAATGCGGTacttaacaaaatataaagagctggaatgaaatatatataattttttcaataatggaataatttttttaaaatgttatcttctTGAATGCTTATCTATGGAATTTCAATCCCTTTCATTCTTCAAgcacacacgcacaaaaaaacatttatgccTTTTACAAGTTTAAATAAGTAGTTTTGACGAATCctgattttgaaatctaaaatataatgtcATAAAAACTTAATTCTAATGTCTAATATGAAGTATAATATCATAACTTAGGTATCAATGGTAGAtttagtttaaccctttctagggccgtgggaagtatgcttcccaccacatttatcaatctttgtatgaaattatgtaggttggcataagttctgagaaatttttttaataagtcagaaacttagatgcttcagttctttatctcaaacaaaattatgtgtcttgatttgttacttaattataaattaacgaaattaattaattaatcaaattaaatttatctaataagctaaatgaatcccttttcttattctaatttcaagcctaaaaatacattgtgttcattaattattgtcggggtttccgtacctcataactttcgaataaaaaatattacgcaaaaaccgattacgtattcgtaaattacaactcaaagaattttattaatgatattaaagtgtaaagcttgcacaatttgcactttgtaggcattcagctgaaggcgattatatattcgtaaattacaactcaaagaattctacttggcaacaatgcgatcttagcgcatttgttttacactttaatatcattaataaaattctttgagttgtaatttacgaatacgtaatcggtttttgcgtaatattttttattcgaaagttatgaggtacgaaaccccgacaataattaatgaataccctgtattttaacataatatgactagaaaaaaatggccctttaaagggttaagtacgTATCTagaattttaactcattttatatataaaactattggAACTAAAAAGGCCttaaacataacttaaaatttcataaatcaaaaagaaatttaaagtagTAATCCCTTAAATGcgtatgaatattaattattatgatgtgtaagaacatttatgaaaaaatgttgcaacacattaaaagttttagaaaaggtCTTCAATTTTGAAgccgatttttcttttttcacaaaaGCTTCCATGTACATCCTCatttatacagggtgttgccgaattcgaccgaaaATTTCAGAGGGGGTATAGTAGgcatcaggaggataaagaatcaccatacaacatggggtcccaaacgacgtttaattggtgaaaatcgcaaaaatatagagtgTCGGAGAATTGTTGGGGaactaaaacattaatttataaaaataacaaatgatgtttaaactataatttttttctaagtgaaagcacattcttaaaagtttttttttttttttttcatgctggtaacatgccgatttgatcccctagggggtcgtaaatgactgaaaacgaaaaagtagtttgcaacccatatttgcaaaaatattaaaataaaagcttgaaaatgtatggaattttataatccataatttgatataagcgtgtagtatGAGAATTggagagttttaaagatattcaagaaaaactaaaatgggaaccagaaaacatcgctgcaacatcagtactgATGTTCGCAGAGAAtattgtcaaattcgaaagacaaattcagagaaGTGATAGTAAgtattaaggagatgaaaaattatcagagaacatagggtcgcaggtaacgtttattccatgaaaatcacaaaaacggacgtcgaaaagacaatgagtcactcgaagagaatggccctatgaatgcgaggattaggaacatCTCGATTAACAAGGTAATCGAGAAAAAGCCTTctcgtatgcaaatttttcatgcgttatggaaaaataaaagcagagagtaagtattcattaatgagcattgtaGAATGGATGATCGTTATACTTCATTCACAAACAAATCTAATGTGTAACTAAAATGTGCTGGCGCTTCATCATACATTAACTAAATTGTCGTtgttccctgcagtaaatccgaAGGAACGTGCTGGgaaaaaacaaattactttttgcCGCTGAGGCAGGCCTTCGGGCAGAAGATACGGTCCAAATAAAAGACTGCgcagatgttaatatcaaacttgtgttgtaAATTCGACGAGATAGTCATATGGGGATTTTCTAATCACCAAATATTCGCATTATGCGTATTGAAGACACCTTATCTCGTAAAGCAAatttcatctgagaataaaactcttgCAGAAAAGTGTGTATCATcctgtgtggcatcaagcatccTACGTGCGAACTCCGCCCGATTTGTGATTTTGAAGTAGTTTGAAAAAACATTGCCTGCAACCCtgtttttctggtaatttttcatctacttaatgtctattatccttgctctgaatttttttcgaatttgacagtgctctctgcgaacatcggtactgatgttgcagcgatgttttctggttcccattttagtttttcttgaatatctttaaagctTTCTCATattacacgcttatatcaaattatggaATACAAAATTCCGTagattttcaagcttttatttttcttcaagtttaaatatttttgcaaatatgggctccaaactattttttcgttttcagtaatttacgaccccctagatcatcaaatacGCATATTACTagcatgaaaaacatttttatgaatttgatctcaaaaaattcatagtttaaacatcatttgttatttttttattaattttttgcagtttccaACAGTTTCACACaactatatttttgcgattttcatctATCAAACGTCTTTTGGGACctcatgttgtatggtgattctttatcttcttgatgcctactatcatccCTCTGAATTTGCccgtcgaattcggcaacaccctgtataaacTCATTGAAATCATAGTCAACAAAAAggttatatttctgaatattaacaGTATTTTCATATACTCAATCAACATTTAGGTATATTgtgaaagtataataataaaattagaacattaaAAGATATTGGATAAAAATCAACCTCAGATTAAAAAACTaccaataagaataatttttttaaataaaataaaatattgcaacaaaatatatcttaaacatTTTGAATGGGGTGGAGTATTTTTTAGATGATTCAAAAGACtgaatattagaaagtaaaaaaggaaaagaaaaaaaaaatcatttttaaactgcGAAAGAGTGTAAAAGAAGTACaacatattattcaataatataacttGAAATAAGTTCAAGGAAAAAGCATTTATCATTTCACTAACAAATATACCCATGAATATCGTTTATTTTATCATGGACGATATTGGCAAATTATACAACTAAATTTGGACGGGGAGAGtgctaaataaattttctcatgGGTCCTATTTCGTCTTCTCAGcccattattttctttttaagataataaaggaaagcacagaaacatttttttaaactaaatctttTCTATCAGTGGTATATGAACAGAGTACAGATATTCTGGAATACAAATAAAAGtgtcaaagcttttttttttttttttaaagtattccatGTAAAATATTCTTCCTTACCTGCTACGCTGTTTACATTGATAATCCTGCCTTTGCTTTGTCTGAGTAGAGATAAAAACGCTTTCGTCACTCTGACTTGTCCCAAAGTATTCACTTGAAGTATGTCCTCGAAATCAGATATTGGGGTGAACTCCACAGCAAATCCTTTGTACACACCGGCATTGTTCACAACTGCCCAAAGTTCTAGATTATAGGAGACATTGTTATTGAAAAAGTTcgcaaatgtaaattaaaaaaataaataaattttatttccacgtGTTGGTCAGTATTTAAAATGGCGGgaacaggatatatatatattagcaacaTTCTATCGATTGATTTATGTGTTCAGTAATGCAagtattcatttacattttattaaacaattgtcataaataaattataacaaataattataaaatcttacagtaaaaaataagtctcaatttcgattaatattttgctttaattattcaattattaacaGCCTTCGACGATTATCTGGCCATCATATTAATAGCATTAGTATTGCTTTTAACACAGGGTGGATATTAAATACTGTTACTAATATtgaatcattttgttttaaagatataaaataagaaatcataaGTACAATAAAGAGTATCGTATATACTACAATCCGATTGCCGCATGAATCAGCTTAGGGGGAAAATTTCCATTCAAGCAATATTGAAGTTTTGAGAGAGTTAAAAGTTTTTGTGCTACTTaacatttactttaatttctGAAATCTTCCATATGCAATAATCTAAGGATTTAGATCCTGAGAAAAAAATAGTCAAACCTCCTGCTTTGTAAAATTCGAACAACTGTCATGTACCAGGACTTGTATTGATTTGGTTGCAATGAAGATAcagaattttgttgaaatatccagttttttcttttcatttttttatataatatatcagcATGTGGcgataaatgtattattataaaacctaacatttattgttacttttttatCGATTGATTTCAGGGACAAATTCCCATTGATTGGCATTGGAGAATAGAGCCATAATAGAATTCTTGTTCTGAAAACGGCTAACAATTCTAAGACTTTCAGGTATGTCCACGAGACGTGCTGAATATAAACATCAATTTTGATGTTATAATATTGCTTAGTGTAAAATAGCttcatattagaaaatattaattttccagtACTTTTATTTCAGCACCTGTTTAGCAACCTATGCATCTTTGTATGTTTTTAATCTTGGTCTGATCGTTtaactttgaattttctttttactttcttgtttcataaagtatacaaaatattgttatcatcaaaaaatcCAATTGATTTTAGTTGAATCAATGTTTTAACTGAATTATATCCATATTTAATAATgatggaaattatattttcagtcaaATGTTCTGTCATTGTTATaatgtgatatttacattttccaataatttcttttaatattgaagttagaaatataattcttatttggTGACTTATCGTATGATCATTACAA carries:
- the LOC129983559 gene encoding 17-beta-hydroxysteroid dehydrogenase type 6-like isoform X1, coding for MDRVFIAWLTCLSCTVLTFEIVCIVLPFISSYYYLLARNVFGLIIGHWFFVFSRDSIFRKRINPNKKAVFITGCDSGFGFQLAKRLDSKGYHVFAGCLFPTSGGAAELKSSCSSRFCAIHIDVTQDDSVRNAKEFVQKNLGDCELWAVVNNAGVYKGFAVEFTPISDFEDILQVNTLGQVRVTKAFLSLLRQSKGRIINVNSVAGRTAIPHLTCYAMSKFGAVAFTECLRREMDPCGVKVISIEPELFRTPMSNIENLTKELVKTRASMENEFKSSSGKKLIKQMKFLHMCIGKLASPNTHHVVNAMEAAVSMQHPCPVYVPSGNKLRQIFIYFIECLPDLFYDFVFKIYNKAAPVLEPLVSAFL
- the LOC129983559 gene encoding 17-beta-hydroxysteroid dehydrogenase type 6-like isoform X2, whose translation is MTAMSLPFLGRHSSQSIAQQILNVFGLIIGHWFFVFSRDSIFRKRINPNKKAVFITGCDSGFGFQLAKRLDSKGYHVFAGCLFPTSGGAAELKSSCSSRFCAIHIDVTQDDSVRNAKEFVQKNLGDCELWAVVNNAGVYKGFAVEFTPISDFEDILQVNTLGQVRVTKAFLSLLRQSKGRIINVNSVAGRTAIPHLTCYAMSKFGAVAFTECLRREMDPCGVKVISIEPELFRTPMSNIENLTKELVKTRASMENEFKSSSGKKLIKQMKFLHMCIGKLASPNTHHVVNAMEAAVSMQHPCPVYVPSGNKLRQIFIYFIECLPDLFYDFVFKIYNKAAPVLEPLVSAFL